Within Candidatus Angelobacter sp., the genomic segment AAGTTCTCGTGGAGCGACGGTGAATGGATGAAACGACGAAGCAAACGAGATCCGTTGCGCTCGCCCATGAGCATTTACGAGGTCCATCTTGGTTCGTGGCGGAAGAAGTCGGTGGCCGAGTCGCCCGGCTATCGCGAGGTCGCCGGTCCCTTGATTGACTATCTGCGGAAGACGGGTTTTACGCACGTTGAGTTTCTCCCGGTGTCGGAGCACGCCTTTTTCCCGTCGTGGGGCTATCAGGTCACCGGATTCTACTCGCCGACCAGCCGTTTTGGCACACCGGATGATTTTCAATATCTCGTCAACGCGCTCCACGAGGCGGGCATCGGTGTCCTGGTGGACTGGGTGCCGGCGCATTTTCCGCGTGACGACTGGGCGCTCGCGCGTTTTGATGGCACGGCGCTTTACGAGCACGAGGACCCGCGCAAGGGCGCGCACCAGGACTGGGGCACGCTCATCTTCAACTTCGGCCGGCATGAGGTGAACAATTTCCTTACCGCCAATGCCCTGTTCTGGTGCGACCGCTTTCACATTGACGGCCTGCGCGTGGACGCCGTCGCCTCGATGCTCTATCTCGACTACTCACGCAAGGAAGGTGAATGGATTCCGAACCAGTTCGGCGGGCGCGAGAACCTGGAAGCGGTCGAGTTTCTGCGCAAGTTCAATTACCTCGCGCACACGGAGCATCCGGGCGTGGTCACCATTGCCGAGGAATCGACCGCCTGGCCGCTGGTCACGCGTCCGCCTTATCTCGGCGGCCTCGGGTTTTCTTTCAAGTGGAACATGGGGTGGATGCACGATACACTCGGTTACTTCATGCGAGACTCGATCCATCGCAAGTACCATCAAAACGACCTGACGTTCGCGATGCTCTACCATCACCACGAAAATTTTATTCTTCCCTTGTCACACGACGAAGTGGTGCACGGCAAGGGCTCGTTGCGGCAGCGGATGCCGGGTGACGACTGGCAGGCGTTCGCCAATCTGCGGGCCTTGCTGGCGTATCAATGGCTCTTTCCCGGAAAAAAACTGTTGTTCATGGGCGGCGAATTCGGACAGAGCAGCGAATGGAACGCGAACGCCGAGGTCGACTGGTGGCTGCTCGATGCCGGGCGCTATCATCGCGGCGCGCAACAGTTTGTTCAGGACCTGAACAAGGTTTACCGGGCCGAGCCCGCCTTGTGGGAGAGTGACTATGACCAGGAAGGTTTCTTCTGGGTGGACTGCTCCGACCAGGAAAGCAGCGTGCTGTCCTTTGTTAGGCAGAACAAGGACCAGACGAGCCGGTTGCTGGTCATCCTGAACCTGACTCCGGTGTTGCGGACGCGTTACCGCCTCGGCCTGCCGGAGGGCGGTTTCTGGCGCGAAGTGTTGAACAGTGACGCGGAGATTTATGGCGGCAGCAATCAGGGAAATTGGGGTGGTGTGACCGCGCGGGATTATCAGGCGCACAATCAACCGTTTTCCGCCGAATTCACCCTGCCGCCTTTGGGAGTGATTGCGTTTGCGCCTCAACGCGGTTGATCCGGCCCATTTGGAAATGAGCAGCGCGCCAAATCACAAACCTTCCGGCTGGTGGGCATCGCGATTCGGCCTCGCCGGGTTTCAGTTTTTCGCGCTGATGGCATGTTTCACGGTCCTCAGGCTGGCGCTCTTCTTCAGTTTCAGACCGCCGGCGGCGTCCGGCGAATACTTCAAAACGTTTCTCGTCGGCCTGCATCTGGATGCGACCGTCGCGTTGTTCATGACCCTGCCGCTGGTGTTCTGGTTGGCAATGCTGCCGCAATGGCTGTTTCGTTCGTGGCTTCACCGGACGGGGTTTCTTCTGGCCTGGTTCATCTTCTGGATGGTCGAGATATTCCTGCTCATTGCGGAATACTTTTTCTTCGAGGAGTTCAGATCACGCTACAACACGGTCGCGATAGATTACCTGCTCTATCCACACGAGGTGTTCATCAACATCTGGGACACCTATCCCGTGCCGCTGGTCATTGGCGCGTGCGCGGCGCTGGCGCTGCTTCTGGTGCTGGTGTCGCAAAGGGTCACGCGCGGCATGCGTGAAACAGAGACCGGCGCGGCGAGCAGGTTCCTGCACCTGGTGGCGGCGCTCGC encodes:
- the glgB gene encoding 1,4-alpha-glucan branching protein GlgB — protein: KFSWSDGEWMKRRSKRDPLRSPMSIYEVHLGSWRKKSVAESPGYREVAGPLIDYLRKTGFTHVEFLPVSEHAFFPSWGYQVTGFYSPTSRFGTPDDFQYLVNALHEAGIGVLVDWVPAHFPRDDWALARFDGTALYEHEDPRKGAHQDWGTLIFNFGRHEVNNFLTANALFWCDRFHIDGLRVDAVASMLYLDYSRKEGEWIPNQFGGRENLEAVEFLRKFNYLAHTEHPGVVTIAEESTAWPLVTRPPYLGGLGFSFKWNMGWMHDTLGYFMRDSIHRKYHQNDLTFAMLYHHHENFILPLSHDEVVHGKGSLRQRMPGDDWQAFANLRALLAYQWLFPGKKLLFMGGEFGQSSEWNANAEVDWWLLDAGRYHRGAQQFVQDLNKVYRAEPALWESDYDQEGFFWVDCSDQESSVLSFVRQNKDQTSRLLVILNLTPVLRTRYRLGLPEGGFWREVLNSDAEIYGGSNQGNWGGVTARDYQAHNQPFSAEFTLPPLGVIAFAPQRG